The following DNA comes from Agromyces mangrovi.
TGTCCTCGATCTTGTAGCGCGACGGGGTGACCACGGCCCGCGCGACGAACGAGGCGAGCAGGGTGGACGCGGCGCCGACCGCACCCAGCACGGCGGAGAGCGCGATGGCCCCGCCGGCCGCGATGCCGAGCACCGCGCGGGCGCCCTCCGTGGCCGCATCCGTCCTCGCCGACCGCACCCCGTTGCCCACGTGCTCCCCCTCACGTCCGTGACCGCCGGCGACGGCGTGCCGCTGCCGCGCTCCCCTCCCGAGACTCTAGTCTGCACACGTGCCCGAGCAAGCGTCACCTCCGCCCCCGGAGTTCGCGGCCGCACTCGACGCGCTCCGCCGCTCGTCGACGAGACCCGAGCTCGCCGTCACGGAGATCCCCGCGCCGTCTTCGCTCGCGCCCTACGCCGTCGCACTCGCCGCCGACGTGACGCCCGCGCCGCACGGATCGGACTCCGATCTCGGCACCGGCCGGTTCGTGCTGCTCTACGATCCGGAGGAGCCCGAGGAGTGGGGCGGGCGGTTCCGCGTGATCTGCTTCGCGCAGGCCCCGCTCGAGACCGAGATCGGACTCGACCCGTTCCTCGCCGACGTCGCCTGGTCGTGGCTGGTCGACGCCCTCGACGCACGGGGCGCGCACTACGTGGCCGCTTCAGGCACCGCCACCAAGGTGCTCTCCACCGGCTACGGCGAGCTCGCCGAGCAGGGCGACGGCGCGCAGATCGAGTTGCGCGCATCCTGGACCCCGCTCGACCACGAGGTCGCGGCGCATGTGGAAGGCTGGGGAGAACTGCTCTGCATGCTCGCGGGGCTTCCGCCATCGACGGAGGGAGTGACCCTCCTCGCACGAAAGAGGGCCCGGCGTGGCTGACTACCAGGTGATCGACTCCCGCGACGGCCTCGCCGACGCCGTGGACGCGATCGCCTCGGGCACCGGTCCGGTCGCCGTCGACGCCGAGCGCGCGAGCGGGTTCCGCTACTCCCAGCGCGCCTATCTCATCCAGGTCTTCCGCCGGGGCGCTGGCACGTTCCTCTTCGACCCGCCGCCCATCGGCGACTTCGACCCGCTGCAGCGGGCGATCGGCGAGGAGGAGTGGATCCTCCACGCGGCGAGCCAGGACCTGGCGTGCCTGCGCGAGGTCGGCCTCGACCCGGCGCGCATCTTCGACACGGAGCTCGGCGCCCGGCTGCTCGGGCGCCCGAAGGTCGGGCTCGCCGCCGTGGTCGAGGACCTGCTCGGCATCACGCTGGCGAAGGAGCACTCGGCGGCCGACTGGTCGACCCGGCCGATCCCCCAGTCGTGGCTGCGCTATGCCGCGCTCGACGTCGAGCACCTCGTCGACGTCCGCGAGCGAATGGGCGACGCGCTCGACGCGGCAGGCAAGCAGGGCATCGCCGCCGAGGAGTTCCAGGCGGTGCTCGAGCGCGAGGCGAAGCCTGCGCCCGCCGAACCGTGGCGGCGGCTCTCTGGCATCCACGGGGTGCGCGGCCAGCGCGCCCTGGCGGTGGCGCGTGCGCTGTGGACCGCGCGCGACGAGTACGCCCGCGAGACCGACATCGCGCCGGGCCGCCTGGTGCCCGATGCCGCGATCGTCGCCGTCGCGAAGTCGATGCCCGACAGCAAGCGCGCGCTCGCCGAGCTGCGCACCTTCACCGGCCGCGCGAGTCGCACCGAGATCGACCGCTGGTGGGCCGCGATCGAGTCGGGCCGCTCGACGACCGACCTCCCCGCGGTGCGGGTGCCGGCCGACACGCTCCCGCCCGCCCGGGCCTGGTCGACCAGGAATCCCGAGGCGGATGCCCGGCTGAAGCCGGCGCGTCGCGCGCTGCTGGAGGTCGCCGAGGCCATGGAGATGCCGGTGGAGAACCTGCTCACGCCGGAGTACCTGCGGCGCGTCGCGTGGGATCCGCCCGAGCCCGCGACGACGCACGCGATCGCCTCCGCGCTCGTGGATCTGGGAGCGCGCGAGTGGCAGGTTGCCGCAACCGCACAGAGAATCGCCGATGCCTTTGTAGAGGCAGCCCAAGCCGACGACGCGGCCGTCACGGCCGGTTCGT
Coding sequences within:
- a CDS encoding ribonuclease D — its product is MADYQVIDSRDGLADAVDAIASGTGPVAVDAERASGFRYSQRAYLIQVFRRGAGTFLFDPPPIGDFDPLQRAIGEEEWILHAASQDLACLREVGLDPARIFDTELGARLLGRPKVGLAAVVEDLLGITLAKEHSAADWSTRPIPQSWLRYAALDVEHLVDVRERMGDALDAAGKQGIAAEEFQAVLEREAKPAPAEPWRRLSGIHGVRGQRALAVARALWTARDEYARETDIAPGRLVPDAAIVAVAKSMPDSKRALAELRTFTGRASRTEIDRWWAAIESGRSTTDLPAVRVPADTLPPARAWSTRNPEADARLKPARRALLEVAEAMEMPVENLLTPEYLRRVAWDPPEPATTHAIASALVDLGAREWQVAATAQRIADAFVEAAQADDAAVTAGS
- a CDS encoding DUF3000 domain-containing protein; this translates as MPEQASPPPPEFAAALDALRRSSTRPELAVTEIPAPSSLAPYAVALAADVTPAPHGSDSDLGTGRFVLLYDPEEPEEWGGRFRVICFAQAPLETEIGLDPFLADVAWSWLVDALDARGAHYVAASGTATKVLSTGYGELAEQGDGAQIELRASWTPLDHEVAAHVEGWGELLCMLAGLPPSTEGVTLLARKRARRG